The following proteins are co-located in the Pyricularia oryzae 70-15 chromosome 1, whole genome shotgun sequence genome:
- a CDS encoding sugar transporter STL1 translates to MWLTDKFYGLRGKSLNYAIVCIAGVDFLLFGYDQGVMGGILTLPVFLSQFPTINPEADGLTSIESAQRATNQGIAVASYNLGCFVGAVIAIWISNPLGRKRMIILGTSIMVVGTIIKITAFSLVHLVIGRIIMGLGNGMNTSTVPTWQSETSSSHKRGKMVMIEGALITCGIMISYWIDLGLSFAPGSVAWRFPIAFQLVFCFFILAFVWNLPESPRWLILKGHHEEAKLVIAAIADLEVEDNFVQNEFLAIKETVEEMSKGSFRDLFATNENRNLHRTFLAYLNQVFQQISGINLITYYAAVIYSGLGMSDFMSRLLAALNGTEYFIASWPAVWLVERVGRRKLMLFGAAGQALTMAASAGVTSRSEEGFQIAGVVLLFIFNTFFAIGWLGMTWLYPAEIVPLRIRAPANALSTSANWIFNFMVVMITPVAFNTIKHHTYTIFAIINAIMVPSVYFLFPETAYRSLEEMDTIFQKVHGWKGLFTVVRQAEIEPRRYGKNGELLLDVDAVRAEKGDSSSAGRENEHREVRTEP, encoded by the exons ATGTGGCTGACGGATAAGTTTTACGGCCTTCGAGGCAAGAGCCTCAACTATGCAATCGTCTGTATTGCTGGTGTGGACTTTTTACTCTTTGGATATG ACCAGGGCGTTATGGGAGGTATCCTTACCCTCCCAGTCTTCCTTAGCCAGTTCCCGACCATCAACCCCGAGGCTGATGGCCTGACATCCATCGAGTCTGCCCAACGTGCCACCAACCAGGGTATCGCCGTCGCATCATACAATCTCGGGTGTTTCGTGGGAGCCGTCATCGCAATCTGGATCAGTAACCCTCTCGGACGCAAGCGTATGATCATACTCGGTACCTCCATCATGGTCGTTGGAACTATCATCAAGATCACTGCGTTTTCTCTGGTTCACCTGGTCATTGGAAGAATCATCATGGGCTTGGGCAACGGCATGAATACCAGCACGGTACCGACTTGGCAGTCCGAGACCAGCAGTTCACACAAGCGCGGAAAGATGGTCATGATCGAAGGCGCCCTCATCACTTGCGGTATCATGATCTCGTACTGGATCGACTTGGGATTGTCTTTTGCTCCTGGGTCTGTGGCCTGGCGATTTCCAATTGCGTTCCAGCTcgtcttttgcttcttcatCCTCGCCTTTGTCTGGAACTTACCCGAGTCGCCGCGCTGGTTGATCCTTAAGGGTCACCATGAAGAGGCCAAGCTGGTCATTGCAGCAATTGCGGATCTGGAAGTCGAGGACAACTTTGTCCAGAATGAATTCCTCGCAATCAAGGAAACGGTCGAGGAAATGTCCAAGGGTAGCTTCCGAGACTTGTTCGCAACCAACGAAAACCGGAATCTGCACCGAACGTTCTTGGCGTACCTCAACCAGGTCTTCCAACAAATTTCGGGTATCAACCTCATCACTTACTATGCTGCTGTCATTTACTCGGGGCTGGGCATGTCAGACTTCATGTCTCGGTTGTTGGCGGCCTTGAACGGCACCGAGTACTTTATAGCTTCATGGCCGGCTGTGTGGCTTGTGGAGAGGGTGGGAAGGAGAAAGCTGATGTTGTTTGGAGCGGCCGGACAGGCTCTAACCATGGCGGCCTCGGCAGGTGTCACATCCAGGTCCGAGGAGGGTTTCCAGATTGCAGGCGTGGTGCTCTTGTTCATTTTCAACACCTTTTTCGCCATTGGTTGGTTGGGCATGACTTGGTTGTACCCAGCCGAGATTGTGCCTCTGAGAATCAGAGCTCCGGCCAATGCACTGTCCACGTCTGCCAACTGGATATTCAACTTTATG GTCGTCATGATCACTCCGGTGGCATTCAACACCATCAAGCATCATACCTACACCATCTTTGCCATCATCAACGCCATCATGGTTCCGTCCGTCTACTTTTTGTTCCCCGAGACGGCGTACCGGTCACTCGAAGAGATGGACACCATCTTCCAAAAGGTCCACGGGTGGAAGGGATTGTTTACTGTTGTCAGGCAAGCCGAAATCGAGCCAAGGCGCTATGGAAAGAATGGCGAGTTGCTGCTGGATGTCGACGCCGTCCGTGCTGAGAAGGGCGACTCGAGTTCTGCAGGCAGAGAGAATGAGCACAGGGAGGTTAGGACTGAGCCGTGA